A genomic stretch from Telmatocola sphagniphila includes:
- a CDS encoding DUF1569 domain-containing protein, with protein sequence MTLERRSLKFDSFDEVRADVDNLLKGYTKVGKWDLAQCCGHLAVWAGYPVEGYPRGNFLVRTMLATIKMTMGRQMREQWLTTGHMKSGIQTMPETVPAPGMDEVKAAEMLKQKIQQFEAYTGEYQASPLLGAMTREEARKIQLVHMGHHLSFLIPKS encoded by the coding sequence ATGACTTTAGAACGCCGGTCCCTGAAGTTCGATTCCTTCGATGAAGTGCGGGCCGATGTGGATAACTTACTGAAGGGTTATACCAAGGTCGGTAAGTGGGATCTGGCTCAGTGCTGCGGGCATCTGGCAGTCTGGGCCGGGTATCCGGTGGAAGGTTACCCGCGCGGGAACTTCCTGGTTCGAACGATGCTTGCCACCATCAAGATGACCATGGGTCGTCAGATGAGAGAACAGTGGCTGACCACCGGGCATATGAAATCGGGCATTCAGACGATGCCGGAAACTGTGCCAGCCCCGGGAATGGACGAGGTGAAAGCCGCCGAGATGCTGAAGCAGAAAATTCAGCAATTCGAAGCCTACACCGGCGAATATCAGGCTTCCCCGCTGCTGGGTGCGATGACCCGGGAGGAAGCCAGGAAGATTCAACTGGTGCATATGGGGCACCACTTAAGTTTTTTGATACCGAAGAGTTGA
- the atpH gene encoding ATP synthase F1 subunit delta, with translation MADQAKDIQNSHESTEGSVARRLAHVYAEALMNSAEKAGKVDTLESELEKLLELLQTNPDVRKLISTKGIERSQRTPFVKKAFEGNVDPLLYDFIQLLNAKDRLEILADVSLSYRELRDERAHRIRVLVKSAFQMSEQQKQTLQNTLQDSFKMTPVLDVKVDPSLLGGIVVQVGDEVYDNSVLTRIKTLSNQLLSRSSYEIQIGRDRFSSTS, from the coding sequence ATGGCTGATCAGGCAAAAGATATTCAGAATTCGCATGAGAGCACCGAGGGTTCTGTCGCTCGTCGACTGGCCCACGTCTATGCCGAAGCCCTGATGAATTCGGCGGAAAAAGCCGGCAAAGTGGATACTCTCGAATCGGAACTGGAAAAGTTACTGGAACTGCTGCAGACGAATCCCGATGTCCGGAAACTGATCTCCACCAAGGGCATCGAACGATCCCAGAGAACTCCCTTCGTCAAGAAGGCGTTCGAAGGTAACGTGGATCCCCTGCTGTACGATTTCATCCAGTTGCTGAATGCCAAGGACCGCCTGGAAATTCTGGCCGATGTCTCGCTGAGCTACCGCGAATTGCGAGACGAACGGGCGCACCGCATTCGCGTGCTGGTGAAGTCCGCTTTCCAGATGAGCGAACAACAGAAACAAACGCTGCAAAACACCCTGCAGGATTCCTTCAAGATGACTCCGGTTCTCGATGTTAAAGTCGATCCGAGCCTTCTGGGCGGCATCGTGGTGCAGGTCGGCGACGAGGTGTACGACAATTCTGTCCTCACCCGCATTAAAACCTTAAGCAATCAACTTCTATCGAGAAGCAGTTATGAAATTCAGATCGGACGAGATCGTTTCAGTTCTACAAGCTGA
- the atpC gene encoding ATP synthase F1 subunit epsilon: MKELHCEIVTPEKKVLEATAEFIVLPMENGELGVLFDHAPMIGKLGKGEVRLTHNGVVKKLIVDGGFAQIRSNVVNVLTPRVKMD; this comes from the coding sequence ATGAAAGAACTCCACTGCGAAATCGTGACCCCAGAGAAGAAGGTTCTGGAAGCCACCGCGGAGTTTATCGTTCTCCCGATGGAAAATGGTGAACTCGGCGTACTGTTCGACCACGCCCCGATGATTGGCAAACTCGGCAAAGGGGAAGTTCGACTGACCCACAACGGCGTCGTCAAAAAGCTGATTGTCGATGGCGGTTTCGCTCAGATCCGCTCGAATGTGGTCAACGTGCTCACGCCTCGCGTGAAAATGGATTGA
- the speA gene encoding biosynthetic arginine decarboxylase: MAKALERHDDPETIRQWKNADSLDTYAVRGWGKGYFGINKAGHVTVHPNKRTDESIDLKQLVDQLIDRDIQTPILLRFTDILRHRVAELAKAFSNAIKEYDYSGDYCCVYPIKVNQQRQVVEEILDFGKPYQFGLEAGSKPELLAVLAITNGSDTPIICNGFKDDEFIKMVILARKLGKNIIPVVEKFTELESIVRHAQELDVRPVIGVRVKLASRGSGRWKSSAGYRSKFGLTITEVLEALDYLKERDMADCLQMTHFHLGSQITNIRKVKDALNEAARVYVELYRCGAGLKFMDVGGGLGVDYDGSQTDFESSVNYTLQEYANDVVFRIKSVCDESGIPHPTIISESGRAMVAYHSVLIFDVLGTSNFDRCTAPSEIPDDAPQPIKDLYGIYSDINKKNFLESYHDAQQAMEETLNLFQLGYLSIELRAMAERLFWAVGKKLQKLVKELDHVPEDLQGLDVQLSDTYFCNFSVFQSMPDSWAIKQLFPVMPIHRLNEAPSRRAVLGDITCDSDGKIDQFIDLRDVSGTLPLHPLTDGEPYYLGAFLIGAYQEILGDLHNLLGDTNAVHVYLEENGEVNIDEVIKGDTVREVLHYVQYSAEKLIERMRKDVERALKQGKISVKESRQFMRFYESGMEGYTYLEDATT; encoded by the coding sequence ATGGCCAAAGCGCTGGAGCGTCACGACGACCCGGAAACTATACGTCAGTGGAAAAATGCCGATTCGCTCGATACATATGCCGTCCGAGGCTGGGGCAAAGGCTACTTCGGAATCAACAAAGCCGGTCATGTGACCGTGCATCCCAATAAAAGAACCGATGAATCGATCGATTTGAAGCAACTTGTCGATCAGTTGATCGATCGCGATATTCAAACTCCTATTCTGCTTCGCTTCACCGATATTCTCCGACATCGCGTGGCGGAACTGGCCAAGGCCTTTTCCAACGCCATCAAGGAGTACGACTACTCGGGCGACTACTGCTGCGTTTATCCCATCAAGGTGAATCAGCAGCGACAGGTGGTCGAAGAAATCCTCGACTTCGGCAAACCCTACCAGTTCGGTCTGGAGGCCGGTTCCAAGCCGGAATTGCTGGCCGTGCTGGCGATTACCAATGGTTCGGACACGCCGATCATTTGTAATGGCTTCAAGGACGATGAATTCATCAAGATGGTGATCCTGGCCCGCAAGCTTGGCAAGAACATCATCCCGGTCGTCGAAAAATTCACCGAGCTGGAATCGATTGTACGGCACGCTCAGGAACTGGACGTTCGGCCGGTCATTGGCGTACGCGTCAAGCTCGCCAGCCGGGGCAGTGGCCGCTGGAAATCTTCGGCGGGTTATCGCAGCAAATTCGGTCTCACCATCACCGAAGTTCTGGAAGCGCTCGATTATCTCAAAGAACGGGACATGGCCGATTGCCTTCAGATGACCCACTTCCATCTGGGGAGTCAGATCACCAACATTCGCAAGGTGAAAGACGCTCTGAACGAAGCGGCGCGCGTCTACGTTGAACTCTATCGCTGCGGCGCCGGTTTAAAATTCATGGACGTCGGCGGCGGCTTGGGGGTCGACTACGATGGCTCGCAGACCGATTTTGAATCGAGCGTCAATTACACTCTGCAAGAATACGCCAACGATGTGGTGTTCCGCATCAAGAGCGTCTGCGATGAGAGCGGCATCCCTCACCCGACGATCATTTCCGAATCGGGCCGGGCAATGGTGGCTTACCATAGCGTGCTGATCTTCGATGTGCTGGGTACATCCAACTTCGATCGCTGCACGGCCCCCAGCGAAATTCCCGACGATGCCCCGCAGCCGATCAAGGATCTCTATGGCATCTACAGCGATATCAACAAAAAGAACTTTCTGGAAAGCTATCACGACGCTCAGCAGGCGATGGAGGAGACACTCAATCTCTTTCAACTCGGCTACCTGAGCATCGAACTCCGGGCCATGGCGGAACGGCTTTTCTGGGCCGTCGGCAAGAAACTGCAAAAACTGGTGAAGGAACTGGACCACGTCCCGGAAGATCTGCAAGGTTTGGATGTGCAGCTTTCCGATACCTACTTCTGCAATTTCAGCGTATTCCAATCGATGCCCGATAGCTGGGCGATCAAGCAGCTATTCCCGGTCATGCCGATCCATCGTCTGAATGAAGCACCGAGCCGCCGGGCGGTGCTTGGAGATATCACCTGCGATTCGGACGGTAAGATCGATCAGTTCATCGATCTTCGCGATGTCTCCGGCACGCTGCCTTTGCATCCCCTGACCGATGGCGAGCCCTATTATCTCGGGGCGTTTCTGATTGGCGCTTATCAGGAAATCCTCGGCGATTTGCACAATTTGCTTGGCGATACCAATGCCGTGCACGTCTACCTGGAGGAAAATGGCGAGGTCAACATCGACGAAGTCATCAAGGGCGACACGGTTCGCGAAGTGCTGCATTACGTGCAGTACTCGGCCGAAAAATTGATCGAGCGGATGCGAAAAGATGTGGAAAGGGCGCTGAAGCAGGGGAAGATTTCCGTCAAGGAATCGCGACAATTCATGCGATTTTACGAGAGTGGGATGGAAGGCTACACCTACCTGGAAGACGCCACGACGTAA
- a CDS encoding F0F1 ATP synthase subunit B family protein: MLKKMYAALALVICLLCGTPAFSQDHKAPAPNGKAAPTQLDGNAPLKEHEKKPDALGQLGLTRSDLGIYTLIVFGLVFFILSKFAWKPIVEGLDKREALILSAKEEAEKSLAETQKLRAELEASRHKGAEEVKAMIDEARRDAEALREKLKADATAEIATERDRLRREIESAKDQALTEIWGKAVQLATLISTKTVKKQLTEDDHRKLVDESLSELKSSLNKAG; encoded by the coding sequence ATGTTAAAGAAAATGTACGCGGCATTAGCTCTGGTGATCTGCCTGCTTTGCGGGACTCCTGCCTTTTCGCAGGACCACAAGGCTCCCGCACCGAACGGCAAAGCCGCTCCCACTCAGTTGGATGGCAATGCTCCCCTTAAAGAGCATGAAAAAAAGCCAGACGCTTTGGGTCAACTGGGTCTGACTCGTTCCGACCTCGGTATTTACACGCTCATCGTTTTCGGTCTGGTCTTCTTCATCCTTTCCAAGTTCGCCTGGAAACCGATCGTGGAAGGGCTCGACAAACGCGAAGCGCTGATCCTCAGCGCCAAGGAAGAAGCGGAAAAGTCTCTTGCGGAGACTCAGAAACTGCGTGCGGAACTGGAAGCTTCCCGCCATAAGGGCGCTGAGGAAGTCAAAGCGATGATCGATGAAGCTCGTCGCGACGCCGAGGCACTTCGCGAAAAGTTGAAGGCCGATGCGACTGCGGAGATCGCAACCGAGCGAGATCGGCTGCGTCGGGAAATCGAGAGTGCCAAAGACCAGGCTCTGACGGAAATCTGGGGCAAGGCGGTTCAGCTGGCCACCCTGATCTCCACCAAGACCGTCAAGAAGCAACTGACCGAAGACGATCATCGGAAATTGGTCGACGAATCTTTGTCGGAACTGAAGAGTTCCTTAAACAAGGCGGGATAG
- the pfp gene encoding diphosphate--fructose-6-phosphate 1-phosphotransferase — protein sequence MSKGKLGIVVGGGPAPGINGVISSVTIEAINHGMEVIGFQNGFRHLVEGSDTHWRKLTTDDVAPYYTRGGSILGTARVNPAKKEEDMARVLKVFEKLGLTAFVTIGGDDTAYSGSQVAKRVGPGAPRAKPSDHFIRVCHVPKTIDNDLPLPEGTPTFGFETARHLGVLTTRALHADARTTGRWYIIVSMGRAAGHLALGIGKASASTISIIPEEFRDKPVTLESLSDIIIGSILKRKLVGKDYGVVVLAEGLIESIGDAGLLKALGEEALSHYGHLERDPHGHLRLGEIDFGRIVKDYLKKKLLELGQKVDFITKDLGYELRSADPIPFDAEYTRDLGYGAVKFLTSEAASQYGAVISFIDGRMVPLPFEQMIDPKTQRMKNRRVNVDSESYHCARRYMIRLEKSDFDDAAKLKQLADVVKMTPEAFRARFENSINEVPYA from the coding sequence ATGTCTAAAGGCAAACTGGGAATTGTCGTAGGTGGTGGGCCGGCTCCGGGCATTAACGGGGTCATCAGTTCGGTAACCATCGAAGCCATCAATCACGGCATGGAAGTGATCGGCTTTCAAAACGGCTTTCGGCATCTGGTCGAAGGATCCGACACGCACTGGCGAAAACTGACGACCGACGATGTCGCGCCGTACTATACTCGCGGCGGCTCGATTCTGGGAACTGCCCGCGTCAACCCGGCGAAAAAAGAAGAAGACATGGCCCGCGTGCTGAAAGTCTTCGAAAAGCTCGGACTGACCGCCTTCGTGACCATCGGTGGCGACGACACAGCCTATTCGGGCAGCCAGGTGGCCAAGCGGGTGGGGCCGGGTGCACCTCGAGCCAAGCCCTCGGACCATTTCATTCGCGTTTGCCACGTACCCAAAACCATCGATAACGATCTGCCGTTGCCCGAAGGCACGCCGACCTTCGGTTTCGAAACGGCCCGGCACCTGGGCGTGTTGACCACTCGGGCTCTCCATGCGGATGCTCGCACCACCGGTCGCTGGTACATCATCGTCAGCATGGGTCGGGCGGCGGGCCACCTGGCGCTCGGGATCGGCAAAGCTTCCGCCTCGACCATCAGCATCATTCCCGAAGAATTCCGCGACAAACCGGTGACGCTGGAATCGCTCTCGGACATCATCATCGGTTCCATCCTCAAGCGGAAGCTGGTCGGTAAGGATTACGGCGTCGTGGTGCTGGCCGAAGGTTTGATCGAATCGATCGGCGATGCTGGCCTTCTGAAAGCGCTGGGGGAAGAAGCTCTGAGCCACTACGGCCACCTGGAGCGCGACCCGCACGGTCACCTGCGGCTAGGCGAAATCGACTTCGGCCGCATTGTGAAGGATTATCTGAAGAAGAAACTGCTGGAATTGGGCCAGAAGGTCGACTTCATCACCAAGGATCTGGGCTACGAATTGCGTTCGGCCGATCCGATACCGTTCGATGCGGAATATACCCGCGATCTGGGTTACGGAGCGGTCAAGTTCCTGACGAGCGAAGCTGCTTCTCAGTACGGTGCGGTCATCAGCTTCATCGACGGTCGCATGGTTCCGCTGCCTTTCGAGCAGATGATCGACCCCAAGACGCAACGGATGAAAAATCGCCGCGTAAACGTCGATTCCGAATCTTACCACTGTGCTCGCCGGTACATGATTCGACTGGAGAAGAGCGATTTCGATGATGCCGCCAAACTGAAGCAGTTGGCCGATGTTGTGAAGATGACGCCGGAAGCATTCCGCGCTCGATTCGAAAACTCGATCAACGAAGTTCCCTACGCTTAG
- the atpB gene encoding F0F1 ATP synthase subunit A, producing the protein MLFNSEPVPVEHGAHNPDPIGHISDSSHFHIFDNFGIDIGELKLGLFEHPKFMLVMTLAAVILIALFVPVARKIHTGAVPRGRMWNFLETILLFVRDQVAIPAIGEHDYKRFLPFLWTIFLFILMMNLLGMFPFIPSVTGNIAVCAALALISFLVIHFSGMRANHGPYGYLMTFRPHVDIEGGPAMKLFGWFLGWGLFGLEIFGALVRGSVLAIRLFANMMAGHLVLFMILFFIQLIGAASHESDVANFLFWPVTGISVFLSVALSLLELFVACLQAYLFTFLTATFIGLAMHPQH; encoded by the coding sequence ATGCTCTTCAACTCTGAACCCGTACCCGTAGAACACGGCGCCCACAATCCGGATCCGATCGGTCATATTTCCGATAGCTCGCACTTTCACATATTCGATAATTTCGGCATCGACATCGGCGAACTGAAATTGGGACTGTTCGAACATCCCAAGTTTATGCTGGTGATGACGCTGGCCGCCGTGATCCTGATCGCTCTGTTCGTACCCGTCGCCAGGAAAATTCATACGGGTGCCGTTCCTCGCGGTCGGATGTGGAACTTCCTCGAAACGATCCTTCTGTTCGTTCGCGATCAGGTCGCCATCCCGGCGATAGGCGAACACGACTACAAGCGATTCCTGCCGTTTTTGTGGACCATCTTCCTGTTCATTCTGATGATGAATCTGCTCGGGATGTTCCCGTTCATTCCGAGCGTAACTGGTAATATCGCCGTCTGTGCGGCCCTGGCTTTGATTAGCTTTCTAGTCATCCACTTCAGTGGCATGCGAGCCAACCACGGTCCCTACGGTTATTTGATGACCTTCCGACCGCACGTGGATATCGAAGGCGGGCCAGCCATGAAGTTGTTCGGCTGGTTTCTCGGCTGGGGCCTTTTCGGCCTGGAAATTTTTGGGGCTCTGGTTCGCGGCTCGGTGCTCGCCATCCGACTTTTTGCGAACATGATGGCCGGTCACCTGGTTCTGTTCATGATCCTGTTCTTCATCCAGTTGATCGGGGCGGCCTCTCACGAAAGCGATGTGGCGAACTTCCTGTTCTGGCCGGTGACTGGAATTAGCGTTTTCCTGAGTGTGGCTTTGAGTCTGTTGGAATTGTTTGTGGCATGCCTGCAGGCCTATCTGTTTACGTTCTTGACGGCGACCTTCATCGGTTTGGCAATGCATCCACAGCACTAA
- the atpD gene encoding F0F1 ATP synthase subunit beta, whose product MIATAAKLGKIIQIIGSTFDIEFPDGHLPDIYNAVKVDGDNKGIKIKLVGEVQQHLGGSRVRAVALGSTDGLMRGMDVVDTGASVQVPVGLGTLGRVFNLLGEPIDGRGEVKTDEKRSIHRKPPKFNELSPKSELLETGIKVIDLLTPLPRGGKAGLFGGAGLGKTVILQELIARIAKVYKGYSVFAGVGERTREGNDLWLEMQETKAGAGADAKSVIDSTAMVFGQMNEPPGARLRVALSALTMAEWFRDSTGAETLLFVDNVFRFSQAGSEVSALLGRMPSAVGYQPTLATEMGELQERITSTSKGAITSVQAVYVPADDPTDPAPANTFQHLDAFIYLERSISEKGIYPAVDPLASNSRLLDPQYIGERHFAVARRVQTILQRNKELQDIIAILGVDELSEDDKKVVNRARRIERFLSQPFIVAEPFTGKPGSVTSLADTIRSFEELCDGKWDHLPESAFMYVGVIEEADAQAKKMAAAK is encoded by the coding sequence ATGATTGCGACTGCCGCAAAACTCGGAAAAATCATTCAGATCATCGGCTCGACGTTCGATATCGAGTTTCCCGATGGCCACCTTCCCGATATTTACAACGCTGTCAAAGTCGACGGCGACAATAAGGGTATCAAAATCAAGCTGGTGGGCGAAGTACAGCAACATCTGGGCGGCAGCCGGGTGCGAGCGGTGGCTCTGGGCAGCACCGATGGTTTGATGCGGGGTATGGATGTCGTCGACACGGGGGCCTCAGTACAGGTTCCCGTGGGCTTGGGAACGCTCGGTCGCGTTTTCAACCTGCTCGGCGAACCGATCGATGGTCGGGGCGAAGTGAAAACCGACGAAAAGCGTTCGATTCACCGCAAACCACCGAAATTCAACGAACTGTCTCCCAAGTCCGAACTGCTGGAAACCGGTATCAAGGTTATCGACCTTCTGACCCCGCTGCCTCGCGGAGGTAAAGCCGGTCTGTTCGGCGGGGCCGGTCTGGGCAAGACCGTTATTCTTCAGGAACTCATCGCTCGTATTGCGAAGGTGTACAAGGGCTATTCGGTGTTTGCCGGCGTGGGCGAGCGAACCCGTGAAGGGAATGACCTCTGGCTTGAAATGCAGGAAACCAAAGCCGGAGCCGGCGCCGACGCCAAATCGGTTATCGATAGCACGGCCATGGTCTTTGGTCAGATGAACGAACCCCCGGGAGCCCGTCTGCGAGTCGCATTGAGCGCTCTGACGATGGCCGAATGGTTCCGAGATTCGACCGGGGCCGAGACCCTGCTGTTCGTCGACAACGTCTTCCGCTTCTCGCAGGCCGGTTCGGAAGTGTCGGCTCTATTGGGCCGTATGCCTTCCGCCGTGGGTTATCAACCGACTTTGGCCACCGAAATGGGTGAGTTGCAGGAACGCATTACCTCGACGAGCAAGGGAGCTATTACCTCGGTCCAAGCCGTGTACGTGCCCGCCGACGACCCGACTGACCCGGCTCCCGCGAATACCTTCCAGCACTTGGATGCCTTTATCTACCTGGAACGATCGATCTCAGAAAAGGGGATTTACCCGGCCGTGGATCCGCTGGCTTCCAATAGCCGTCTGCTCGACCCGCAGTACATTGGCGAACGACACTTTGCCGTGGCACGCCGCGTTCAGACGATTTTGCAGCGCAACAAGGAACTGCAGGACATCATCGCTATCCTCGGCGTCGACGAATTGAGCGAAGACGACAAGAAGGTCGTGAACCGCGCTCGCCGAATCGAACGCTTCTTAAGCCAGCCGTTCATCGTGGCCGAGCCATTTACCGGCAAACCCGGTAGCGTGACCAGCCTGGCTGATACGATTCGCAGCTTTGAAGAACTGTGCGACGGCAAATGGGATCACCTGCCGGAATCGGCCTTCATGTATGTCGGTGTCATCGAGGAAGCGGATGCCCAGGCTAAGAAGATGGCGGCAGCGAAATAA
- the atpE gene encoding ATP synthase F0 subunit C: MAAENYQGIGAGIGMGFSVLGIGVGLGLIGFAALSGIARQPEQAGKIQGAMFILAGLVEGAGILSLVLCLLIGAKIMGGN, translated from the coding sequence ATGGCTGCCGAGAACTACCAGGGGATCGGGGCCGGGATCGGCATGGGCTTCAGCGTTCTGGGCATTGGCGTCGGTCTGGGTCTGATCGGTTTCGCTGCTCTGTCCGGTATTGCCCGTCAGCCCGAACAGGCCGGCAAGATTCAAGGCGCGATGTTCATTCTCGCCGGTCTCGTCGAAGGGGCCGGGATTCTCAGCCTGGTTCTCTGTCTGCTGATCGGTGCCAAGATCATGGGTGGCAATTAA
- the atpG gene encoding ATP synthase F1 subunit gamma: MAKLRDLVNRRKAVRNIRKITRTMELIATARFKKAMDRAAEAEAYTRKIAALAADLTKNAGDTSHPLLSVRPAKKTLLLVVCANRGLCGGYNGSILREAQAVLRKNKEAGIGQDTELSGKRAIAFFRYQGIAALQTYTQFEDKPSFDQVEELANRYIQMYTSGQIDRLEVAYMKFVTASRQVPVVETLLPLSSLGDSKSAATASAGGSVEYDFLPNAAEILESIVPVAFKQRLFKCFLDAAVSEQIARRVAMKAATENAADLIKEISRQYNRARQANITKEISELIAGSEALK; encoded by the coding sequence ATGGCCAAACTTCGTGACCTGGTTAACCGACGCAAAGCGGTTCGCAACATCCGCAAAATTACGCGGACGATGGAACTGATTGCGACTGCACGCTTCAAGAAAGCGATGGACCGTGCCGCGGAAGCGGAGGCCTACACGCGTAAAATCGCCGCGTTGGCCGCCGACCTCACCAAGAACGCGGGCGACACCTCCCATCCGCTCTTGTCCGTCCGTCCGGCCAAGAAAACCCTGCTGCTAGTCGTTTGTGCCAACCGCGGACTGTGCGGCGGCTACAACGGCTCGATTCTCCGGGAAGCTCAGGCCGTTCTGCGAAAGAATAAGGAAGCCGGTATTGGACAGGATACCGAGTTGTCCGGCAAGCGTGCGATCGCTTTCTTCCGCTACCAGGGCATCGCTGCCCTCCAGACCTATACTCAATTCGAAGACAAGCCTTCCTTCGATCAGGTGGAAGAATTGGCCAACCGCTACATACAGATGTACACCAGCGGCCAGATCGACCGTCTGGAAGTGGCCTACATGAAATTCGTCACCGCCTCGCGTCAGGTGCCGGTGGTCGAAACTCTGTTGCCGCTGTCTTCCCTAGGCGATTCGAAATCGGCTGCAACTGCTTCGGCAGGCGGGTCTGTCGAATACGATTTCCTACCCAACGCCGCCGAAATTCTGGAATCGATAGTTCCGGTGGCCTTTAAGCAGCGTCTTTTCAAATGCTTCCTGGATGCGGCCGTGAGCGAACAGATTGCCCGCCGGGTGGCCATGAAAGCCGCGACGGAAAACGCCGCCGATCTGATCAAAGAAATCAGCCGGCAGTACAACCGGGCCCGCCAGGCGAACATTACCAAGGAAATCAGCGAGTTGATCGCCGGATCGGAAGCCCTGAAGTAA
- the atpA gene encoding F0F1 ATP synthase subunit alpha — translation MKFRSDEIVSVLQAEIENYRSAIDSREVGKVLEVGDGIARVYGLTGVMAGEMVEFPKAGVTGLAFNLEESSVGVIILGNYLEITEGDECRTTGKLLRVPVGPAMIGRVVDPLGNPLDGKGPIITSESRPIETPAPGIADRQPVKQPLQTGIKAIDAMTPVGRGQRELIIGDRKTGKTAIAIDTIINQKSENVICVYVACGQMQAKVSQIVEDLRRTGALDYTIVVVSTSADPAPMQYIAPYAGTAMAEYFMYQGKDTLCVYDDLSKQAAAYRQLSLLVRRPPGREAYPGDVFYCHSRLLERSAKMAEKWVIVAKDFDAAQANEKSGIDGKVYVGPLDKEHAEKLAHEKGNKLAKIPTSGGSLTALPIIETLEGEVSAYIPTNVISITDGQIYLQPSLFYAGVRPAVDVGISVSRVGGNAQIGAMKQVAGGLKLTLAQFRELEAFAQLGTELDPATQRQLDRGYRMIELLKQPQFKPLNVIDQVMVLYAGTRGYLDKVPVKSVRAWEEQFIKFMAEQMPEVRKGIEKEKKITADLEPQLQKAIDTFSPQFKG, via the coding sequence ATGAAATTCAGATCGGACGAGATCGTTTCAGTTCTACAAGCTGAAATCGAAAATTACCGTTCGGCAATTGACTCCCGCGAAGTCGGCAAGGTACTCGAAGTGGGCGATGGTATCGCTCGCGTCTACGGCCTGACGGGCGTCATGGCCGGGGAGATGGTCGAGTTCCCCAAGGCGGGAGTGACCGGCCTCGCTTTCAACCTCGAAGAAAGCTCCGTCGGTGTGATCATTCTGGGTAACTACCTGGAGATCACCGAAGGAGACGAATGCCGAACGACGGGTAAACTGCTCCGAGTTCCCGTCGGTCCCGCTATGATCGGCCGCGTCGTCGATCCACTCGGGAATCCCCTCGACGGCAAGGGTCCGATCATCACCTCGGAATCCCGACCGATCGAAACTCCGGCCCCCGGGATCGCCGACCGACAACCGGTGAAGCAACCGCTTCAGACCGGCATCAAGGCGATTGATGCCATGACCCCGGTCGGTCGCGGCCAGCGCGAACTGATCATCGGCGACCGCAAGACCGGCAAGACGGCCATCGCCATCGACACCATCATCAATCAGAAATCGGAAAACGTCATCTGCGTTTACGTCGCCTGCGGACAGATGCAGGCGAAAGTTTCGCAAATCGTCGAAGACCTGCGACGCACCGGCGCCCTCGATTACACCATTGTGGTCGTTTCGACCTCGGCCGATCCGGCCCCCATGCAGTACATCGCACCGTATGCTGGTACCGCGATGGCCGAGTACTTCATGTACCAGGGCAAAGACACCCTGTGCGTTTACGATGACCTTTCGAAGCAAGCCGCCGCTTATCGCCAGCTGTCGCTGCTGGTTCGCCGTCCTCCCGGTCGCGAAGCTTACCCCGGGGACGTGTTCTACTGCCATAGCCGTTTGCTCGAACGCTCGGCCAAGATGGCGGAAAAATGGGTCATCGTTGCCAAGGACTTCGATGCGGCCCAGGCGAACGAAAAGAGTGGGATCGACGGCAAGGTTTACGTCGGCCCGCTCGACAAAGAACACGCTGAGAAATTGGCCCACGAAAAGGGCAACAAGCTCGCTAAGATTCCAACTTCCGGGGGCTCGCTGACCGCTCTGCCGATCATCGAAACGCTCGAAGGCGAAGTTTCGGCCTACATTCCGACCAACGTGATTTCCATCACCGATGGTCAGATCTACCTGCAGCCATCGCTGTTCTACGCGGGTGTTCGGCCCGCTGTCGACGTCGGTATTTCGGTGAGCCGCGTGGGGGGCAACGCTCAGATCGGTGCGATGAAGCAGGTGGCCGGTGGTTTGAAGCTGACGCTCGCTCAGTTCCGCGAACTGGAAGCATTCGCTCAACTCGGTACGGAACTCGACCCGGCAACCCAGCGACAGCTGGATCGTGGCTATCGCATGATCGAACTGCTGAAGCAGCCGCAGTTCAAACCTCTGAACGTGATCGATCAGGTCATGGTGCTGTACGCCGGTACTCGCGGTTACCTCGACAAGGTGCCGGTGAAGAGCGTCCGGGCCTGGGAAGAACAGTTCATCAAGTTCATGGCCGAACAGATGCCGGAAGTTCGCAAAGGCATCGAAAAGGAAAAGAAGATCACGGCCGATCTCGAGCCGCAACTGCAGAAAGCCATCGATACCTTCAGCCCGCAGTTCAAGGGGTAA